Proteins from one Dermacentor variabilis isolate Ectoservices chromosome 1, ASM5094787v1, whole genome shotgun sequence genomic window:
- the LOC142570306 gene encoding uncharacterized protein LOC142570306 gives MKEKIKGWQGRGLSVFARASACNIFLIAKVWYILQVMFMSRVNVQKMHRVFATFIWNSTWERSSRTNLFRTVRNGGLGLSHLFIRQIVSRFIFLRDERNVFLRTVIQAKMATELPEFVVSTSSAITRATGYYREVVASFRILCARFSLEYLCSVRRKKLYADLVDSMLPIPLYRSVYCGGPGKDVLKRVNRMPVRPAAKTFFFHLHTNTLPVKVWLEQKGIFVPWTTDCRLCKKPETIEHAFIECWDAVFHWDILQRTLKKELPINPYGIRFLPVESDDGPPFDMFMLLGLHSLWKTRMAVRHADVNVCSTRENFIESMSLLREVYRAQSETPDWVSILDELVCLKKF, from the coding sequence atgaaagaaaagataaaaggatggcagggccggggattgtcagtgtttgcacgtgcttcagcttgcaatatatttttaattgccaaagtttggtacatactgcaagtaatgttcatgtcccgtgtaaacgttcaaaaaatgcatcgagtgtttgctaccttcatctggaactccacttgggagcgatccagtcgaacaaatctttttcgcacagttcgaaatgggggccttgggctctcacacttgttcattagacagatcgtatcgcggttcatcttcctgcgagatgaaagaaatgttttcctccgtacggtcattcaggcgaaaatggcaacagaactgcctgaatttgttgtgtccacatctagtgctatcactagagcgactgggtactatcgtgaagtcgttgcatcttttagaatactctgcgcacgtttttcgctggagtacttgtgctcagtgagaagaaagaaactgtacgcagATTTAGTTGACAGTATGTTACCTATCCCACTGTATAGAAGTGTTTattgtggaggcccaggaaaagatgtgctgaaacgagtcaataggatgcctgtaagacctgctgcgaaaactttctttttccacctacacacgaacaccctccccgttaaagtatggctagaacagaaaggaatattcgtaccctggactaccgattgccggctgtgtaaaaagcctgaaacaattgaacacgccttcattgagtgttgggacgctgtctttcactgggacatcttgcagcgcactcttaaaaaagaactccccataaacccctatggaattcggttccttccagttgaaagcgatgacgggccaccgttcgacatgttcatgttgctgggtctccacagtttgtggaaaacaagaatggctgtacgtcatgctgatgtgaatgtgtgctctacgcgagagaacttcattgaaagtatgtcactattacgagaagtgtatcgtgcacaaagcgaaaccccagactgggttagcatccttgatgagctggtgtgcctcaagaaattttag